The sequence below is a genomic window from Bombus fervidus isolate BK054 chromosome 2, iyBomFerv1, whole genome shotgun sequence.
GAAACAGCCAACATCGATCGAAGTAAGTACAACCACTCAAGATGACTTTGTTCCACCAAGCGACGAATTGGCCGAGAAGATATGCGCGCAAGTGGAATTTTACTTCTCGGACGAAAATATCGTGAAGGATGCTTTTCTCCTAAAACACGTGAAAAGGAACAAGGAAGGATACGTATCTCTGAAGCTTATCTCGAGTTTCAAACGAGTAAAACATCTAAGCAGAGATTGGCGGGTCGTTGGAGCTGCTTTGGCAAAATCAAAGAAACTTCAAGTGAATCCACAGGGTACCAAGCTACGAAGAGTCGATCCTTTGCCACCTTTCGATCAAACCACTCCATCGAGGACGATATTAGCCGCGAGACTCCCGGTAGAGAAGTTGTCGGTCGAATCTGTGGCTGAAATCTTCAGGCCGTGTGGAGAGATCGCTCTCATTAGAGTACTTCGACCTGGGCATCCAGCACCAGCTGAGGTAacatctttttttatctttcgcgCTCGTAATTGTTGGTACGTTGATTTAAAGAGTgggaaagaaggaaatatgATTGAAATAGAAACTTGTAAAATTCGTTTCTTTGAAAAGACAATCTTTGATAATCGTAATTAATAGGAGCAATCGCTTAATCTAACAATTATCAGGTGCGACAAGCAATCGCCAAAAGGCCAGAATTGGCATCGAGCGAGGAGTGCGCCATGGTCGAGTTCACGGATTCAGCGTCCGCTCGTACCGCCTTACAAATGACCTTGGGTGATGCCAAGGTGTTTGAGCTGCAACAATCCAGCGACAAGAAGAGGAAACAACAACCAGCAAAGAAAAGTGCCCTGACAAGATTGACCAAAGAGGAAGCTTACAACTCCTCGAGTTGCGCCAGCGGATCCGAGACAGAAGATGGAAGAGCCAGACATAAGAAACCCATTCATGGTTACCCAATGTATCACGCTTATCCGGGCCATCCGTTCCAAGGTTTGGAAATTACTTATTTGCTATGCTGTTTCTTGCGATGTAGAAGTTTTCGAGGCTCTCGTAATTTGAATTCTTATATCTAATACACATCACTCTTACTTTAGTATAGATTAtttgtttcgtatatttttcaccttattcgatattttaaagagaggaagataactttatagatataccatttttgtttttaaatcattACACACAATTACgaaggaaaaatattaatcgtatccaaatttattaataagaaaCTGATTACGAACAGTTACTTAGTTTTAAGCACAGAAAATGATTCATCAAATTCCTGCATCAGCTATCTGCATCATTAGCAAAATGTTTCAGTGCATTCCTTCAAATTTCTtccatataaaaaatatattatttgaagTATCGTGTTAACTGTATACAATGCAATAATTCATTCATTACTTTTCGCTTATTAACAGAAgtcaatgtaaaataaatcaaacccttattattaaattcctGAGCTAAGTAACTTGAATCCTACATATCTTAACAGGTAAGAGTtaagtaaaagtaaaatattttaatatttgatgaaCGAATTTACAATCCTGCTGTTCTATCgcttatcaattattatttgaaattgtctatattttgcataatttttctaatatcatatatattcgGTCATCAAACAGTTTCACTGCTTAAGGGTTAAAAAAGATTATTCTCTTCCTTTGTATCTTTCAAAACTCACCCTATAACGCTATTGTTGCAGGACCCCCATCACCGGATGCATGGTTGTCTCGTCGGTTGTCCGCTTGTTCTGTCTCTGGTTCAGAGAACGGTTTCATTCTGCGTCGCCTATCTTCCTGTTCCGGTTCAGGCTCCGGTTCCGAAACCGGAAGTTTCGGCAGACGTTACTCCGCTTGCTCTTCCGGTTCTGAGACCGGTTACTGTCACCCAGTTTTCCCGCCGAGTTACTATTATCAAGAGAATCGGCGTTTCTCTTGTTGTTCGAGTTCCGGCTCCGAGTGCAGTGGTGTTTGTTATCATTCTAGTCGCCGCGGGTCCGCGGATTACGGGCCATTTTTGAGAAGATTGTCCGCCTGCAGCCGAGATTCAGCCTTTGACGCAGGTTCCAGGAGGCTGTCTCTATGTTCTTCCGGTTCTGAACAGGGTAGCTATTGTCGGCCCAGAAGCAACAGTGGTATCGCGTTGACTCATCTTCCAGAGAACGTGACGAGAATGCCGTCTGGACCAGATGGAACGCGTGGATTTGGCCGACCACCCAAAATGAACGCCATGCCGCCGCCAATGGAACCCACCTGTTAGACGTCAATTATTCTCGAGAATTTCTATCGTAGATAGACCGTTACATATATTCGTTGTTTCTTGCTTCTTTTTTGAATGACCAACTCTGTGTTTTCCAATAGATTAAACAAGagatatatttacatacacgTATATGTTTTTTAACGACTTTTATACAAGAGATCTCTGGAGTACAATCAGTCGTTTACTTGAAATTAAGTAAAGTAATTGATGATGTACAAATACGTTGGTTGATGTACAAGTGTATTTACCATGGTTTAATGTATTTTGTTAGTTGTATATATATTGCTGGATGACGttatttgcatttatagacggattgcatatttttcatatatgtatTGTTTTTGATATAGCATTAGAgagttttaacaaaaattgtcaTTTAAAGCGATCTACAtcttatatatgtatgaaaGATTTAATGCCctctttgaaatttataattccatTCCATCTTACGAAATGATTTCGAACTCTTATAAAGGCTGCCTATAACCGCCGAAAATGAgtatatttaaagatatttatgtGAACTCTATTTGTCTggattacatattatattattgataaGAGTTTTGTGCctagaaaatatgtaaataatagtATTACAACAATAGTGTTATTTGTGATAAGCGTCGATTTTACTGTAAGGGTACGTGAAAGTTGTATGAAGCCTTACATAAAAATGTTCGATCTGAGGTTCTGTGATATTGACGAATAATGTACAGACTTCGAAACTGCGAGTAAGTAGAATATACCTGTGCTAGACAGACGCGTTCTTATACTGTTCGTGATACTCAATCAGCAATGCATCTGAATCTGATTATTTAAGAGTATTATAAGAATATTCATGATAAATGTTAACTGTGTAAACATTCTAGAACAAATATATTGGTACAACAATTTTTCAGTTGTACCAGTTTTGTATCAGATTTCGATCACTCTATATCGTACTCATATTgaatctataaataaattaataattattttatttgttcttaATTTTAGACattcttatatatttaaaaaaagatttaaaacattatttttctgAATATTAGTTTGGAACCGAATTTTGGTAAGTATCGTGCATAtaacatacatgtatatgtatatacaatatcatacaaatacaaattagTAACAGAATAATTAAAACCTTCTACAATAAAACGAtctttctatataattattcttaatttatgttagattttaaaaaattaaataagtgaactattttcaaatatatatatatacaagtatacgcatattgtatattttaatttatattgttttaaatcatatattttcgaataatttgatTTGTTATGTGcaaaatactaattttttttaattaaacatatatatatatgtatacctaAGTTACGCCGTTCACTTTTTttgcttatatacatttatgttaattattgtATACAAATCACATGAGAAACACGTATGCGTTCCAATGTGTATCTAAAATAGAGATTACACATAACATAGGGATTGTAAATGAGATGACATCGCCATTTAGATAAGTAGTGCGAATAATGAGTTTTCATACTTGTAGGCTTTAGGCTACGTGGATATCAAAAAACTTCACCTCGCTTCGTTACATGAGAAATGAGAAACCTAGTATGTATGGTTCGTATAAAATGGTGAGGTTAGAACGTGTTTACTTGTCAGATTCTTCGAGGCAAA
It includes:
- the Achl gene encoding la ribonucleoprotein translational regulator Achilles — its product is MEEADVQQESRDQVGNLMFSPPPMKKSDTRESISSVDSDVSLSFDRRGSKGEEADLSDSGSSDNEKKVNDAMEQQKNCDPDSGADSLEENVVRDPKDQKQPTSIEVSTTTQDDFVPPSDELAEKICAQVEFYFSDENIVKDAFLLKHVKRNKEGYVSLKLISSFKRVKHLSRDWRVVGAALAKSKKLQVNPQGTKLRRVDPLPPFDQTTPSRTILAARLPVEKLSVESVAEIFRPCGEIALIRVLRPGHPAPAEVRQAIAKRPELASSEECAMVEFTDSASARTALQMTLGDAKVFELQQSSDKKRKQQPAKKSALTRLTKEEAYNSSSCASGSETEDGRARHKKPIHGYPMYHAYPGHPFQGPPSPDAWLSRRLSACSVSGSENGFILRRLSSCSGSGSGSETGSFGRRYSACSSGSETGYCHPVFPPSYYYQENRRFSCCSSSGSECSGVCYHSSRRGSADYGPFLRRLSACSRDSAFDAGSRRLSLCSSGSEQGSYCRPRSNSGIALTHLPENVTRMPSGPDGTRGFGRPPKMNAMPPPMEPTC